In Thermodesulfobacteriota bacterium, the sequence ATTTAAAGCAAATTCAGTGCCAATTTACAGGGTAACATGACATTCAAACTTATGGATTCCCTAAAATGAAACATGCAGTTCTTTCAGGGCTGTGAATAACGAAAATAGATGGGTGCATGTCACCTGTTGCGGGTTTCATGATACGAGTTGCCGGTCATAAAAAAGGAATAGTCCCGATCGACAACTCGCATCTTGTTTCCCGTAACCCGAAGCATCTGAAACCAAGTGTATACTTTTTACCCGTTTATCATCAAATAACCACTTCACCTGGGTACATAGTATCCACCATTGTGTTTTCCTAATCAAGATATATTTTAATGCCACCCCAATGAATAAAAAAAATTGTAATAATACATTATAATTCAAATATGTTATGAAATATTTAGTTTTATAATTCAAATCTGGCACACAACTTGCTCAAGTAGTGTTTCAAATCGCGATTAAAACAATGATTAAAAAGCAAACCACATTTAAACACAAAGGAGACATAAAATGAAAATTCAAAGTTTAACTAAAACACTCATCGTTTTAACACTGGTTGCCATCATGGGGGTGGGGGTAACCGCATTTGCCGGCAAGGGTAAGGGAAACGCTGGTTATGCCCAAAGCGGTCAGGAATACGGCCAGTACGGGTGTGACGGTTCCGGGTACGGAAAGTATCACAAAGGGTATGGCAAGCGTGGATTCAGGGGAAATCTGAGTGAAGAGGAAATAGCAAAGCTAAATGAAGAGCGGAACGCATTTTTCCAAGCAACTGAGGAACTCAGGAGAAATATTTATCAAAAGCGTCTGGAACTAAACAGCGAACTGGCCAAAAAAAATCCAGATGCTAAAAAGGCGGGAGCTTTGCAAAAGGAACTGTCCGGTTTAAAAGGTCAGTTGGACCAGCAACGACTCCAGCACCGTATCAGAATGAACAAGATTAGTCCTGACCTGGGACGGATGGGTCCCGGTTTTGGCCACAAGGGCCGTGGGTTTCATGGCGGAGAAATGGGACGCTGGCAGGGCAGTCAGGGCCGCTGCTGGTAAAAACTGAAATAAAAATGATCAAAAAAAGGGGGGCACTTGTCCCCCTTTTTTCTTAATGATGATGTCGTCCTGCACA encodes:
- a CDS encoding periplasmic heavy metal sensor, which produces MKIQSLTKTLIVLTLVAIMGVGVTAFAGKGKGNAGYAQSGQEYGQYGCDGSGYGKYHKGYGKRGFRGNLSEEEIAKLNEERNAFFQATEELRRNIYQKRLELNSELAKKNPDAKKAGALQKELSGLKGQLDQQRLQHRIRMNKISPDLGRMGPGFGHKGRGFHGGEMGRWQGSQGRCW